One part of the Parabacteroides distasonis ATCC 8503 genome encodes these proteins:
- a CDS encoding helix-turn-helix domain-containing protein yields MDKQFLCLDSPTDFMVGKYISADELKEFINIPCKIKAGVFILCMEGQIRSTINMSELTTSKLNVVTLLPNSRIQIHEISPDILIYFIAFSFDFMCYANFIKSTMGYLLMIYRYPIIKISQNRANLITNFYELLYQYAVYPDILNNKEMIKAIFMMCSQGIAEIYSKNYPLEKQELTRPLQIYQEFLNMVLRYYTKEHNVSFYAEKLGLTFSYFSTSIKKAIGETPQEILTQTIIIDAKTQLKGTNQEIKNIAMDLGFNNLSFFNKFFRRNVGMTPQEYRGKSYTYSCYQKTSD; encoded by the coding sequence ATGGATAAACAGTTCCTCTGCCTTGATTCACCTACAGACTTTATGGTTGGTAAATACATATCCGCCGATGAACTCAAGGAGTTTATAAATATTCCTTGTAAGATAAAAGCCGGGGTCTTTATCCTTTGCATGGAAGGGCAAATACGCTCAACTATCAATATGTCAGAATTGACCACCTCGAAACTCAATGTTGTAACGCTATTGCCCAATAGTCGCATACAAATACATGAGATATCCCCCGACATCTTGATCTATTTCATAGCGTTCTCTTTCGATTTTATGTGTTACGCAAATTTTATCAAGAGCACGATGGGTTATCTACTTATGATTTACAGGTATCCGATTATAAAAATATCCCAAAACAGGGCCAACCTGATCACGAACTTCTACGAGCTTCTCTATCAATATGCCGTATATCCCGATATCTTGAACAATAAAGAGATGATAAAGGCCATTTTCATGATGTGTAGTCAAGGTATCGCAGAAATATACAGTAAAAATTACCCATTAGAGAAACAGGAACTTACACGTCCGTTACAAATCTATCAAGAGTTCCTAAATATGGTATTAAGATACTATACAAAAGAGCATAACGTATCGTTTTATGCCGAGAAGTTGGGCCTCACGTTCTCCTATTTCTCGACATCCATCAAAAAAGCGATCGGCGAGACTCCCCAAGAGATCCTCACGCAAACAATAATCATAGACGCTAAGACACAGTTAAAAGGGACTAACCAAGAAATCAAAAACATAGCGATGGACCTCGGCTTTAATAATCTATCGTTCTTTAATAAGTTCTTCCGTCGAAATGTAGGCATGACTCCACAAGAATACAGGGGTAAATCGTATACCTATTCTTGTTACCAGAAAACATCCGACTAG
- a CDS encoding linear amide C-N hydrolase → MCTRVVYSGTNGMVATGRTMDWKTDMHSNLWVFPRGMERNGETGKDSLKWKSKYGSIITSAFEIASTDGMNEKGLVANLLWLPEAQYPARDKNKPGLAITIWVQYMLDNFATVEEAVSFINEDTFQVVSDKMPDGSRLATLHLSISDATGDCAIFEYIGGKLTVYHSKEYKVMTNSPTYNKQLALCEYWKSIGGLSFLPGTNRASDRFARASFYIDAVLKTDDEKIAIACVFSVIRNASVPYGISTPESPEISTTQWRTVSESKNLIYFFESSLTPNTFWVRLRDMDLSEGAPVLKLSIANGETYHGNTSKDFKPAQPFKFMGVKDLI, encoded by the coding sequence ATGTGTACAAGAGTAGTTTATTCGGGAACAAACGGGATGGTAGCGACTGGTCGCACGATGGACTGGAAGACCGATATGCATAGTAACCTATGGGTGTTTCCTAGGGGGATGGAGAGAAACGGGGAGACAGGAAAGGATTCTTTAAAGTGGAAATCCAAATACGGCAGCATCATCACCTCCGCTTTCGAGATAGCCAGTACGGACGGAATGAACGAGAAAGGTTTGGTAGCTAATTTGCTCTGGTTACCCGAAGCCCAATATCCGGCCAGAGATAAGAATAAGCCGGGCCTTGCCATAACGATATGGGTACAATATATGTTGGATAATTTCGCTACGGTGGAAGAAGCGGTCTCTTTTATCAACGAAGATACGTTTCAAGTAGTATCGGATAAGATGCCGGACGGTTCCCGCTTGGCGACCTTACATTTATCGATTTCCGACGCAACCGGTGATTGCGCTATCTTCGAATACATAGGAGGTAAACTGACCGTTTATCACAGTAAGGAATACAAGGTGATGACTAACTCCCCTACTTATAATAAACAGTTGGCTCTTTGTGAATATTGGAAATCGATCGGAGGGCTGAGTTTCCTTCCGGGTACCAACCGTGCATCCGACCGTTTTGCCAGAGCTAGTTTTTATATAGATGCCGTACTTAAGACGGACGATGAGAAGATAGCTATCGCCTGTGTATTCAGCGTGATCCGTAACGCCTCTGTCCCTTATGGCATATCGACTCCCGAGAGTCCGGAGATATCCACCACGCAATGGAGAACGGTATCCGAAAGCAAGAACCTGATTTATTTCTTTGAGTCGAGCCTGACCCCGAACACTTTCTGGGTACGACTGAGAGACATGGACTTATCGGAGGGTGCGCCGGTACTTAAACTATCCATCGCCAACGGTGAGACCTATCATGGCAACACTTCAAAAGACTTTAAGCCGGCGCAACCATTCAAGTTTATGGGTGTAAAGGATCTTATTTAG
- a CDS encoding outer membrane beta-barrel family protein, producing MKRTIYYMILCLLMSLGEIMAQGISGKVMDGKEQPIDGVAVILQTLDSVYVDAVVTDTLGDFRLNHPLDQSYRLIFQHILYNTIGKKITTANVGTVVLEEKDYQLAEITVKGERPQVKLEGGKLTYDIPQLMKDKTATNAFEIIKDLPGLIERNDNLELVGASRLNIILNGQLTTMSADQLIQLLKTMPASRVEKAEVMYNAPAKYNVKGALLNVVLSKNESETPSWQGETGVDYTQYRHAGGDAHVNLLYTNKGFSLDFLLNGNKRRDVMGEDMLARHTLNSGMTEISQHNRALVHVNRGTVRLGMDYTFANEDKLSLAYYLKGDKVLSDRDAFTSYLDLSKPENKSESTSLVRDDGHSAIHNIRLQYDGHAGISAGADFTRYHSPSVLDYHDTNTNGSRTDMINNTRQDVSRWSVFLNKTHSFASGWGLNYGVHGGYASSKNYSEYLYEQGAGYEMDEEALEDNTQKEYIADIFAEVSKSFGERFSATVGLKGEYFKSDYTSSRENMNLWNEGALFPTVSLSYTFSPRHILQFDISSDKTYPGYWQVSPQVTPLNSYSEVAGNPLLKPYRTYEGQMVYIFRQKYMLVAFCEYTPDYFAQLPYQSDTELKTVFRFENMDYSLETGLAVIIPFNVGRFWNSRITLRGWRMQEKNDNFHGISYNREAYLGLAHMSNTFNLCDKPNLKMTIDGQYVTPGAIQGIYDLGSMYEISAGLKWTFLNDRASLTLKGDDIFASSIPRTIKINQGNQWSRMRKLNDERCLKLSFVWKFGGYKEKEHDSIDTSRFGK from the coding sequence ATGAAACGTACTATTTACTACATGATTTTATGCTTGCTGATGAGTCTCGGTGAGATTATGGCACAAGGTATTTCCGGAAAAGTGATGGATGGCAAGGAACAACCGATAGATGGAGTGGCGGTGATTTTACAGACCCTTGACTCTGTATATGTGGATGCCGTGGTTACCGATACGCTTGGGGATTTTCGATTGAATCATCCGCTAGACCAGTCGTATCGACTTATTTTCCAGCACATCTTATATAATACGATAGGGAAAAAGATAACTACCGCCAACGTAGGTACGGTGGTGCTGGAGGAGAAAGATTATCAGTTAGCCGAGATTACCGTAAAGGGAGAACGCCCGCAAGTGAAACTGGAGGGAGGCAAGCTGACCTATGATATCCCTCAACTGATGAAGGATAAGACTGCCACGAACGCTTTTGAGATCATCAAGGACTTACCGGGGCTTATCGAGCGGAATGATAATCTGGAACTGGTAGGGGCCAGTCGTTTGAATATAATCTTGAATGGGCAGTTGACGACAATGTCGGCAGATCAATTAATCCAGTTACTGAAAACTATGCCAGCCTCAAGGGTCGAAAAGGCTGAGGTGATGTATAACGCTCCAGCTAAATATAATGTCAAGGGGGCGTTACTCAATGTCGTATTAAGTAAGAATGAGTCCGAGACTCCTTCTTGGCAAGGTGAAACGGGTGTGGATTACACCCAATATCGCCATGCGGGGGGAGATGCGCATGTGAATTTACTTTATACGAATAAGGGCTTTAGCTTAGATTTCCTGTTGAATGGTAATAAGAGACGGGATGTGATGGGGGAGGATATGTTGGCCCGCCATACATTAAATAGTGGTATGACGGAAATAAGCCAACATAATCGGGCCCTTGTCCATGTAAATAGAGGAACGGTTCGTCTGGGAATGGATTATACGTTCGCGAATGAGGATAAACTCTCTTTGGCATATTATCTGAAGGGAGATAAAGTCTTATCGGACCGTGATGCCTTTACCTCATATCTGGATCTGTCGAAGCCGGAAAATAAAAGTGAGAGTACGAGCTTGGTCCGTGACGACGGGCACTCCGCTATCCATAATATACGTTTACAGTATGACGGACATGCCGGGATATCGGCAGGAGCGGATTTTACTCGTTATCATTCGCCCTCGGTACTTGATTACCATGATACGAATACGAATGGTTCCCGGACTGATATGATAAATAATACGAGACAGGATGTATCCCGCTGGTCCGTATTCCTAAATAAGACACATAGTTTCGCTTCCGGGTGGGGATTGAATTACGGCGTGCATGGAGGTTACGCCTCGTCGAAAAACTATTCGGAGTATTTATATGAGCAAGGTGCTGGCTATGAGATGGACGAGGAAGCGTTGGAGGATAATACACAAAAGGAATACATCGCTGATATTTTCGCAGAGGTATCGAAAAGCTTCGGAGAGCGTTTCTCTGCTACGGTTGGGCTGAAAGGGGAGTATTTTAAGTCTGACTACACCTCTAGCCGGGAAAATATGAACCTATGGAATGAGGGGGCGTTGTTTCCTACCGTATCCCTGAGCTATACGTTTTCTCCCCGCCATATTTTACAGTTCGATATAAGTAGCGATAAGACCTACCCCGGTTATTGGCAAGTCTCCCCGCAAGTAACGCCTCTAAACTCTTACTCGGAGGTGGCGGGAAATCCCTTGTTGAAACCTTATCGCACGTATGAGGGGCAGATGGTCTATATCTTCCGCCAAAAGTATATGCTGGTAGCGTTCTGTGAATACACGCCGGATTATTTCGCCCAACTTCCTTATCAAAGCGATACGGAACTGAAGACCGTTTTTCGTTTCGAGAATATGGATTATAGTCTGGAAACGGGATTGGCGGTGATCATTCCTTTTAATGTGGGTCGTTTTTGGAATAGCCGCATCACACTGCGAGGTTGGAGGATGCAAGAAAAGAATGATAACTTCCACGGCATCTCATATAACCGTGAGGCTTATCTAGGATTAGCGCATATGAGTAACACATTTAACCTATGTGATAAACCGAATTTAAAAATGACGATAGACGGCCAATACGTGACTCCCGGTGCTATCCAAGGTATATACGACTTGGGTTCCATGTATGAGATATCCGCTGGATTAAAATGGACTTTCTTGAATGACCGTGCCAGCTTGACACTTAAAGGAGACGATATTTTCGCCAGCAGCATTCCACGTACCATCAAGATAAACCAAGGCAATCAATGGAGCCGGATGAGGAAATTGAATGATGAGAGATGTCTGAAATTATCTTTTGTCTGGAAGTTTGGTGGTTACAAGGAGAAGGAACATGATTCGATAGACACATCTCGTTTCGGAAAATAA
- a CDS encoding MarC family protein: protein MFTNFNFQQILSAFIVLFAVIDIIGAIPIIIDLKDKGKDVNALKATLISFLLLLGFFYAGDILLRLFHVDIESFAVAGAFVIFLLSLEMILDIEIFKNQGPIKEATLVPLVFPLLAGAGSFTTLLSLRAEYASVNIIVALILNMLWVYFVVRMTRKVERVLGKGGIYLIRKFFGIILLAISVKLFMSNITLLMEQIEASTKAI, encoded by the coding sequence ATGTTCACAAATTTCAATTTCCAGCAAATACTTAGCGCCTTTATCGTATTATTCGCTGTTATCGATATAATCGGAGCTATTCCCATCATCATAGACCTAAAGGATAAAGGCAAGGATGTCAATGCGTTGAAGGCAACCCTAATCTCTTTTCTATTGTTATTAGGGTTCTTCTACGCCGGGGATATATTGCTCAGGCTTTTCCATGTGGACATCGAGTCGTTTGCCGTGGCCGGCGCTTTTGTGATCTTCCTCCTATCTTTAGAGATGATTCTCGACATAGAGATTTTCAAGAATCAAGGGCCAATCAAGGAGGCTACGTTGGTGCCGCTGGTATTCCCGTTGCTAGCCGGAGCGGGATCGTTCACCACTTTATTATCGCTCCGTGCGGAATATGCCAGCGTGAATATTATCGTGGCGTTAATATTGAATATGCTATGGGTATATTTCGTGGTTCGTATGACACGGAAGGTGGAAAGGGTTTTAGGAAAAGGCGGTATTTACTTGATCCGTAAATTCTTCGGTATCATTTTATTGGCGATATCCGTAAAATTATTCATGAGCAATATCACCCTGCTAATGGAACAGATAGAAGCGAGTACGAAAGCAATATAA
- a CDS encoding PhoH family protein yields MGAKKNFVLDTNVILHDYKCIENFQENDIYLPIVVLEELDKFKKGSEQINYNAREFVRELDLLTSNDLFLKGASLGPGKGTLYIVTGDKYQEKIAHSFPDKTPDHRILSCALTIAEKNPKIKTTLVSKDVNLRMKARSLGIPVEDYITDKVVNVDIFERAQETYENIDPDLIDKIYSSPEGVDADSLDIKSKLDPNECFILKSVRNSVLARYNPFTDKIKKVDKGTNFGIQPRNAEQSFAFEVLNDPNIKLVGLTGKAGTGKTLLALASALKQAGTYKQILLARPIVALANKDLGFLPGDEKQKVAPYMQPLFDNLNVIKTQFAPGNPDVRKIDDMQKNNQLVIEALAFIRGRSLSETYCIIDEAQNLTPHEIKTIITRAGEGTKMVFTGDIQQIDSPYLDAQSNGLAYMIDKMKGQDLFAHINLIKGERSELSELASDLL; encoded by the coding sequence ATGGGAGCAAAGAAGAATTTTGTGTTGGACACGAATGTCATATTACATGACTATAAGTGCATCGAGAACTTTCAGGAAAATGATATCTATCTACCCATCGTGGTATTAGAAGAGTTGGACAAGTTCAAGAAGGGGAGTGAGCAGATCAATTATAATGCCCGTGAGTTTGTTCGGGAGCTAGACTTATTGACCAGTAATGACCTGTTCTTGAAAGGCGCCTCACTAGGACCGGGAAAAGGTACACTCTATATCGTGACCGGTGATAAGTACCAGGAGAAAATAGCGCATTCTTTTCCGGATAAAACTCCAGATCACCGTATCTTGTCTTGTGCGTTGACGATCGCCGAGAAGAATCCGAAGATCAAGACAACCTTGGTCAGCAAGGATGTGAACCTTCGTATGAAGGCTCGTTCTTTGGGTATTCCCGTTGAGGATTATATCACGGATAAGGTCGTGAATGTAGATATTTTCGAGCGTGCGCAAGAGACCTATGAGAATATAGACCCCGATTTGATCGACAAGATCTACAGCTCTCCGGAAGGCGTGGACGCAGATTCGTTGGATATCAAGTCTAAGCTCGACCCGAACGAATGCTTTATCTTGAAAAGCGTACGTAATAGTGTATTGGCTCGCTACAATCCGTTTACGGATAAGATCAAGAAGGTGGATAAAGGCACGAACTTTGGTATCCAGCCCCGTAATGCCGAGCAGAGTTTCGCTTTCGAGGTGTTGAACGATCCGAATATCAAGCTGGTGGGGCTGACCGGAAAGGCCGGTACCGGAAAGACGTTGTTGGCGTTGGCCTCTGCCTTGAAACAAGCCGGCACGTATAAACAGATACTTTTGGCCCGTCCGATCGTCGCTTTGGCGAATAAGGATCTCGGTTTCCTTCCGGGTGACGAGAAGCAAAAGGTCGCTCCTTATATGCAACCTCTATTCGATAACCTGAACGTGATCAAGACTCAGTTTGCCCCGGGTAATCCCGATGTCCGTAAGATCGACGATATGCAGAAGAACAATCAGTTGGTGATCGAGGCGTTGGCCTTTATCCGGGGTCGTAGCTTGTCCGAGACTTATTGTATCATCGATGAGGCCCAGAACCTCACGCCGCATGAGATCAAGACGATTATCACCCGTGCGGGAGAGGGAACGAAGATGGTCTTCACGGGAGATATCCAACAGATTGACTCCCCGTATCTAGACGCCCAAAGTAATGGCTTGGCCTATATGATCGACAAGATGAAAGGACAGGACTTGTTCGCCCATATCAACTTGATAAAAGGCGAGCGAAGCGAGTTATCTGAGTTAGCGTCAGATCTTTTGTAA
- a CDS encoding putative quinol monooxygenase: MKKVFISMACVLIALSGCTNGGSNKESMEVVLNIKRKVKPECVSALKESFLKCKESTLLEPGCIDYGMYQSLTDSTEFFIAETWKNDGELQKHGETAHLKQHLNEIKDMGDPSYKGSFRKIYVCPSVND, translated from the coding sequence ATGAAGAAAGTGTTTATCTCAATGGCCTGCGTATTAATCGCTCTATCCGGTTGCACGAATGGAGGAAGCAATAAAGAATCCATGGAAGTCGTACTGAATATCAAACGGAAAGTAAAACCCGAATGTGTCTCCGCCTTAAAGGAATCATTCTTGAAATGCAAGGAAAGCACGTTGCTAGAACCGGGATGTATCGACTACGGCATGTACCAGTCCCTCACCGATAGCACCGAATTCTTTATCGCCGAGACTTGGAAAAACGACGGGGAATTACAAAAGCACGGCGAAACCGCCCATCTTAAACAACATCTGAATGAGATCAAAGATATGGGAGACCCTTCCTATAAAGGTAGTTTCCGGAAAATTTATGTCTGCCCGAGTGTAAATGACTAA
- a CDS encoding DUF4925 domain-containing protein, whose amino-acid sequence MRKSLLYVFAVICTMGFFTACGDDDDSSSSGNWQDLSKTYEGKSVNLVMGEVTVPVDGKSVVIAASSAEKASVTLNNIIPENKSVAIDAALKEADGTYTFTGESTVGDCVVSVNGTVKGGVASVVYTRKLTSSIVGNWSLKVGVEAIYANIVTGNSTIDDLVRMIKPAISNLIWGKVSAVNVNLPEDGIFDVSWRPIGASEDKGIGEITKMASIQYCVVDGKFMVAVDKNYVTVLTTLLQQAAGDKLEAAGISIDEIMKLLVDLGGYYGLPLNMKVDGSEATFYADKDLIVPVLTMIAPILKPMVPENYQQMVDMVLQLLPNAKTLEFGLNFTK is encoded by the coding sequence ATGAGAAAGAGTTTGTTGTATGTATTTGCCGTGATTTGCACGATGGGTTTTTTTACGGCATGTGGTGATGATGACGATTCAAGTTCTTCCGGTAACTGGCAAGATCTGTCGAAAACGTACGAGGGTAAGAGCGTTAATCTGGTAATGGGTGAAGTGACAGTCCCTGTTGACGGTAAATCGGTCGTGATTGCCGCTTCCTCTGCGGAGAAGGCATCCGTAACCTTGAACAATATCATCCCCGAAAATAAGTCGGTCGCTATCGATGCCGCGTTGAAGGAAGCGGATGGCACTTATACGTTTACCGGCGAGAGTACGGTTGGCGATTGCGTGGTATCAGTAAATGGTACGGTGAAAGGGGGCGTAGCTTCTGTTGTTTATACTCGTAAATTAACTTCTTCTATCGTAGGTAATTGGAGTTTGAAAGTGGGCGTGGAAGCTATCTATGCGAATATCGTTACCGGAAATTCTACGATCGATGATCTCGTGCGTATGATAAAGCCTGCTATCAGTAACTTGATTTGGGGCAAAGTAAGCGCTGTAAATGTTAACTTACCGGAAGATGGAATCTTCGATGTTTCTTGGAGACCTATAGGGGCTTCTGAGGATAAAGGAATCGGTGAGATCACAAAAATGGCAAGTATCCAATATTGTGTGGTAGACGGGAAATTTATGGTGGCTGTGGATAAAAATTATGTGACAGTCTTGACTACTTTATTACAACAGGCTGCTGGTGACAAATTGGAGGCCGCTGGTATCTCTATTGACGAGATCATGAAGCTTTTGGTTGATTTAGGAGGTTATTATGGTCTACCTCTTAACATGAAGGTGGATGGAAGTGAGGCTACTTTTTATGCGGATAAGGATTTAATCGTACCGGTTTTGACCATGATAGCTCCTATCTTGAAACCGATGGTTCCGGAGAATTATCAGCAAATGGTAGATATGGTATTGCAACTACTTCCGAACGCAAAAACGTTAGAGTTTGGACTTAATTTCACGAAATAA
- a CDS encoding LptF/LptG family permease, whose amino-acid sequence MKFKLKRIDWYIIKQFLGTYVFAIALIISISVVFDINEKIDKFLNPDVPLKAIIVDYYLNFIPYFANLFSPLFTFIAVIFFTSKLADRSEIIAMLASGMSFRRLMLPYAVSATIIAIVTFILNAYIIPPANETRIDFQNKYIRNKKVDYVKNAQLEIEPGVIAYFDSYDARSNMGYRFSLEHFEDKKLISRLTAKSIKYDSLYQWTVIDYMIRDFDGMREHISQGSRKDTTLTIVPSDFLISVNDCETMTTPELNTYINRQKKRGIGNIQTFQIEYHKRFATIMAAFILTSIGASLSSRKIKGGMGMNIGIGLALSFSYILFMTVTSTFAINGYVSPAVAAWIPNIVYTFIAIFLYQKAPR is encoded by the coding sequence ATGAAATTTAAACTAAAACGGATCGATTGGTATATCATCAAGCAGTTTCTGGGCACGTACGTGTTCGCTATCGCCTTGATTATCTCTATCTCCGTCGTTTTCGATATAAACGAGAAGATCGATAAGTTCTTGAATCCGGATGTCCCCTTAAAAGCGATCATCGTGGATTATTACTTGAACTTTATCCCCTATTTCGCCAATTTGTTCAGTCCGTTGTTCACATTTATCGCCGTGATCTTTTTCACGTCGAAGCTAGCGGATCGTTCGGAGATCATAGCGATGCTTGCCAGCGGTATGAGTTTCCGTAGGTTAATGCTTCCTTATGCGGTCTCGGCTACGATTATCGCTATCGTGACGTTTATCCTGAACGCTTACATCATTCCCCCGGCGAATGAGACTCGTATCGATTTCCAGAACAAATATATCCGTAACAAGAAGGTGGATTACGTGAAGAACGCCCAATTGGAGATCGAGCCGGGTGTTATCGCTTATTTCGATAGCTATGACGCTCGCTCGAACATGGGATACCGTTTCTCTCTGGAGCATTTCGAGGATAAAAAATTGATCTCCCGTCTGACCGCCAAGTCGATCAAATACGACTCGCTTTATCAATGGACCGTTATCGATTATATGATCCGTGATTTCGATGGCATGCGGGAACATATTTCCCAAGGCTCCCGTAAGGATACGACCTTGACCATCGTGCCCTCGGACTTCCTGATTTCCGTGAATGATTGCGAGACGATGACAACGCCCGAGCTAAATACGTATATCAACCGGCAGAAAAAAAGAGGTATCGGGAATATACAGACCTTCCAGATCGAGTATCATAAGCGCTTCGCCACGATCATGGCGGCGTTTATCTTGACTTCTATCGGAGCGTCGTTGTCTTCCCGGAAAATAAAGGGAGGTATGGGTATGAATATTGGTATCGGATTGGCGTTGAGTTTTTCTTACATCCTGTTTATGACGGTTACTTCCACCTTCGCTATTAATGGTTATGTGAGTCCTGCCGTAGCAGCTTGGATACCGAATATAGTTTATACATTTATAGCGATATTCTTATATCAGAAAGCACCAAGGTAA
- the tgt gene encoding tRNA guanosine(34) transglycosylase Tgt, whose translation MTFELQYNDTKSNARAGLITTDHGVIETPIFMPVGTQGTVKGVHMTELKEDTKAQIILGNTYHLYLRPGIQILEQAGGLHKFNTWDRPILTDSGGFQVFSLSDNRKLHEEGAEFRSHLDGSKHMFTPEKVMDIERSIGADIIMAFDECCPGDADYNYAKQSLGLTERWLDRCFARFNSTEPKYGYRQSLFPIVQGCVYTDLRQRAAENVARKGADGNAIGGLAVGEPTDKMYEMIEVVNDILPKDKPRYLMGVGTPINLLEGIERGIDMFDCIMPTRNGRNGQLFTRFGTINMRNKKWENDFSPVDPDGHSYVDTLYSKAYLHHLIKAKEMLGLQIASIHNLAFYLWLVKEARAHIIAGDFTTWKSGMVRQLANRL comes from the coding sequence ATGACATTTGAATTACAGTATAACGATACGAAATCGAACGCTAGGGCGGGCTTGATTACCACCGATCACGGGGTAATCGAGACGCCTATTTTTATGCCCGTGGGTACGCAAGGTACGGTAAAGGGTGTACATATGACCGAGCTAAAGGAAGATACCAAGGCACAAATCATTTTGGGGAATACGTACCATCTGTATCTTCGTCCCGGTATCCAGATCTTGGAGCAGGCCGGAGGCTTGCATAAGTTTAATACATGGGATCGCCCGATATTGACCGATAGCGGGGGGTTTCAGGTATTCTCTCTTTCCGACAATCGTAAGCTGCATGAAGAGGGAGCCGAGTTCCGCTCGCATCTCGACGGCTCCAAGCATATGTTCACGCCGGAGAAGGTGATGGATATCGAACGCTCTATCGGTGCGGATATCATCATGGCCTTCGATGAGTGTTGCCCGGGAGATGCCGACTACAATTACGCCAAGCAATCACTGGGCCTGACCGAGCGTTGGCTGGATCGTTGTTTCGCCCGCTTCAACAGCACGGAGCCGAAATACGGCTACCGGCAAAGTCTCTTCCCGATCGTACAGGGATGCGTCTATACGGACTTGCGGCAGAGGGCGGCGGAGAACGTGGCCCGAAAAGGCGCCGATGGAAACGCTATCGGGGGACTGGCCGTTGGCGAGCCTACCGATAAGATGTATGAGATGATCGAGGTCGTAAACGATATCTTACCGAAAGATAAACCTCGTTACTTGATGGGCGTAGGTACCCCGATCAATTTACTGGAAGGGATCGAACGAGGCATCGATATGTTCGACTGTATCATGCCAACCCGCAACGGGCGCAACGGCCAACTTTTCACGCGTTTCGGTACTATCAATATGCGTAACAAGAAATGGGAGAACGATTTCTCGCCGGTCGATCCGGACGGACATTCCTACGTGGATACCTTATATAGCAAGGCTTATCTGCACCACTTGATCAAGGCGAAAGAAATGCTTGGCTTACAGATCGCTTCTATCCATAACCTCGCCTTCTACCTATGGTTGGTGAAAGAAGCGAGGGCACATATCATCGCTGGCGATTTTACTACATGGAAAAGTGGTATGGTCCGTCAATTAGCGAACCGGTTATAA